Within Primulina tabacum isolate GXHZ01 chromosome 5, ASM2559414v2, whole genome shotgun sequence, the genomic segment AAAAAAAGTTTTTATTCGAATAAAAATGAGAAAATGTAGCTAGCATGCATGCGTAACGTACGTACCTCTCCATGAAAAAGGCGAAAGGGGCGAGAGAAATGGTAGCAAAGATTTGCCTGTAAGCAACATGGACAAAAGGGTTCATCCCAGAATCCATAGCAAGTTTTGATATAATGTTCATCCCCGCATAACCCAATTGAACTATAACCATgttcaataaaggaaaaaaatCTCCCTGCACCATTTTCTTCTTAATTTCTATATCTTCACAAACCCAAGAAATTAAGAAGAAAATGAGTTGAAATATATGCAATATCTGGAGCTAGAAAGAGAggttatatatatacacacaataTAAAGAGAGAGGtgggattatatatatatgtatatatttatttatttatttatttatttgtgtgtgtgtatatatttagGTAATTAAAAATGACGAAAATGTGAAAGAAAAAGGTTATATGCATGGGATTCACGCATGGCCATTCTCGAAAATTAATAAAGCTGCTTTCAGTTAAACTTATTGTTTGCCAGCTTTGGCTGCATTTGGCAGAGTACTTGGAGTAACCAAATTGAATAGTTCAATTCCtccatatatattattaattaacaGTTCGAATTCTCGATAATATTTAATGCTGGCTAGttgatttttttgttgtttttatcaATTCAGTTAATCAATATTATaacctttttaaaaatataactaTATTCGGTTCTTGGGAGTTATATATAGTACGATTTTCGATGAGGAAACGAACGAGAAAACGACATAAACAATAATTACATCTATTATTTTTTGTGGTATAATTATCAGTTGAAACATGATGTTTGGACTCATATATACATAGATTGGTTTGATTTGtgtacatatataaatatatatatatatatatatatatatatatatatatatgctatTAAAGAGATTTGAAACGTGTAGTTAGGATGCAAAAAGGGGAAAAAAGTTAGGAGGCTGATGAATTTGgagaaagcaataaaaagactTAAATAAATACCCTTTTTTTGATAATAAGCCAAACACAATCTATGCTGGGTTTATGGATATGTCATTATTCCATTTTTTTTAACAGATAATTAGAATGCAATCCTTCTCAATTGTTATGTTTCTGTTTAAATGCCATATCGTCGGGGTTTAGTCCATACTATATCTCTTCTTATTTCTGATGTATAGGTATAACATTAGATAcactatatatgtatatacagcAAAGTTGGCAATGATTAAATGGgactttttcttcttttttttcttgtattttgttttaaatttttcaaaaaaaatttgtgcCGTAATTTAATTTAGcagaataattaaataataaaatagaaGCGAGAGAGGGTGAGGGGCAATATATTTCACATTAAATACGCTTGCTTGTTTGGAAGTTTGTGGGggagaattttaaaataattgaaaacatATGATAACATGCATGTGTTATCGTTCGTTTAGAGAAACTATGCGTGCAATTCATGTCAACTACATGGATTTTGAGGgatcataatatatatatgtgtgtgcgcgtgtgtgtatatgtgtgtATGTAAAACGTCATTTTTTATTCCATCACGACAAGATTGCATATGTTGTTTTTTTGTTCTGCAGTGATGCTGAGATCACAACTCTATAATTAGAAGCGGTTGGTTGGAAGAAAACATTTTCCAATATTTCTTCAATTAGTGCAATCTATGATCTCATAAATTGATCGATTTATTCTTATTACTTTTCTAGCTTCCTTTGGTCATCacggattaattaaatatttagttGTTCATGTATaagaatataattataatttacaatATAATGATTTATAATTGATTCCATAAAAGctcaattttcttatttttttttatattcctATATCCTCACAAGACAATCTACGCCCCATTTTTTAGGCCTTCATTTTGGATTGAGGTAGGATCCAAAAAAAAGTGCACGCGTAGGTTACAAAAAGATGTTGCAAAAGAAAAACTGGTCTGGTTGACACAGCAATAGAAATACATGAGCTTGAGCATCGGACATGTAAAAGCTTACTTTTTCCTCTTCCGACCACGCGAGCTAGCAGTCGGGACATCTTTAGAAGAACTCACCTCATTCTTCCTTGGTTCTTCATCACTTCCTTCATCAAAACTGTCATTCTTGTCCGTGGACTCTTCCTCCTCTTCTAGCTGTTGATGAGGTGTTGCCTGTTTGGAGAGTTGATTACGAAGCTCTCTGAGTTTCGCCTTCTTCGAGTTTAAGACTTGAACAAACTGGAAGCAGTAGCATACCGAATCAGGGCCAGTGTCGGACAAGATTCTACTTAGTGTCTAAAGAAAGAAAAACATAAAAGCATCTGCTACTTATATATCAGTATAGATGcataaaattcttattttcatgATCGACACGAAACATTCTACTATATTGAAGATGTTCGTTTCAAGTGATCTCACATGATCCAACAGTAATAAGCCCAGAAGAATTATTGGTGAGAGAGAAAAGGGTTCCCAAGATTGAAAACAAACCTTTCCATATATTTCTGATTCAAACTCTAACTTTTCACTGCTTACTTTCTCATTTTGTGCTAAACATTTTTCGGCCTCCACTTTGAGCCTGTCAAATGATTGGGTTTTCCATACTACTTCCTCCTATTCAGATTGAGTAACCGAGTTATGGAGAATACAAATTTCagaacaaataataaaattgacaCAAGAAAGTGCAAACAAATGCAATCATGTTGGATTACACTCAATCTTATATTAGAATCCATTAGAAAGTCCAAGACTTCTGCTGTAATTTTCTTGCTATCAGGTGAACGTTGGCACTTCCATCGCCATTCCAGTTTTGTCCCATTCTTTTCAAACGTCCATGATAGCtgcaaaaagaaaaagaaaaagaaaaagtgaAGATAACGTATCTACTTTTTTCCATGAAATACACATTCTTCCTTCCAAATTTAAATACGTTTCTACAAAAATTTGTTGTTCATGTGGATCCTGAGAACATGTATCATCTTTAGCAAATCATTTGTTTCTTAATGTTGGTGCTGATCAGCTAGACGTTAAAAGAGTAAAATGTCCAGTAGCACCCAGATTAAACTCTAACCTAAGAAAGATTTTGGAGCTACATACCTTGTTTAACCCATAAACTGATACATAGTTATTATATAGTTACAACCAGAATCCGAATTGCCTTTGTACTTTGTTCAATCACATGTAAAATTACTTACGAACAAAAACGTTATTCTCGcctattatataattataacgTTTCTACTACTCAAAAGGTTATATTTCTTCAAATCCCAAAAAGGCGCACTGCTACTTTTACAGCCATGTATATCTATCATCAAGTTTCATGCCAACACAACACAAGACTTGCACAAATGGTTAGCTGCACTCGATGAGAGTCCTCGCTAATTGAGCCACAATTGTTACAATTTGAATTATGTGCAGCAATAGTAAACATCAACCAATTTGATTGAAACTATTCAGGAAAATTAACTGATTGTGCCAATCTCTAGCTTGGCCGACTTGGGACAAAGTATACAAATCAAGAAAGTATAATTTGATGGAATTTGAAACAACAGCAAAGCCTCAATCTGACAAAGAAAGAAATATCTATTTAACTCAATTATATACTCTACATGAGAGCAAGAGTCGGACATTCAAATGTTCAGCCATCTGATAGTCAGTAGCATAATTGAATAAATCAGCCATTGACAACTAACCACGAACAAAAGAAATATCATCAACTAGTTGCTATATACACATTTTTCCAGAGATGGCTAAGCCAAAGTTGATCATTTGTAAAATAGTGTTATGTGTTCATATGGAGATAATGGCACTAAGGGCTGGCTCCAACTCACCGATGATCATAAAACAGTAAAGACTAGTGAAACATCACACTTGAGGTCGTCATTTACTTAAATAAATAGTCGAGCAAggttattttacaaattttctcgtgaaaaatgaaaatgacGTAATACACACAATTGTATTTATcccattcttcttcgtcaacgATAAGCAAACAAATGATCttatatgtatgtttatttgcaattttccccTTAGTTTTGCAAAAAGATTCCATTTTTTCTTGTGAAAAAAagccaaaaatttaaaaaccagGGCTTTCTAATCCTAACGCTCGCAGAACAAACAATTCCCAAATTTAAAAGAAGCAATAACAAACCCTTCTGCATCCATTTCCAGCATCTGAGAACCCGTAAACCGACCCGGGTTGCTGAAACCCGAGATACCTCTCCGCCAAGTCCACGTAATCCGACACTGTTTGATCCCATTGTGATGCTCTCTCTTGCACTTCTTCCTCCGCAGcttaaaacccaaaaaaaacacacaaaaaaaatcaaatcagatattacGGTAATTTTACTGGTAATCAATTGATTCCTAATATTACTGAATGTGTTCCATAAATCAAAGTACCGCGGCATGTCCAAGCTTCGAGTCCATTGGTAATGGAAAGGTCAAAGTGGGTCGGGCTCCATGTACCCTTTACGAATACGGGTTCGGGTTTTCTTCCATCAATTGGTATTTCCAATTTCAAGCATGTATGCTTCTGTAAGTCCATTTGTTCTTCCGGGGCGAGAGAGATTATGATTCCTGCGTGAAAAGGAAGCTCAGATGCCGAGAAAGATTTCCCgcgttgtttttattattaattttttttctcatgGAGTTGAAATTTATGTtcgtttcttttctttttggtaatttaaattttttaaaaaggacTATTTAACGACTGAAATGTCCACCGGAAGGAACCCGCAAGTTTTTGGCAAAGCAATTTTGTCGTCGGGAGAAGTAGCGTATATATttgtttaaagaaataaaaaatacttCTTTTTGTTTTAGTCAATGCAATTTCATCGAAATCGGTAAGATATTCGTTGGTCTGTTCGatttgattttcaattttttattttataaatatatgatcgTATATTTGAACAGTTTTTTTTCATTTCGATTTTCTATCAAAACGGTTTGATTATTTTGGTTTGACAATTAtttatatcaataataaaaatatattttaaaatataacatgttattatataataaaacattcaaatataaaatctaaataaattaaataaaaaaaactaaaatttattCAAAATGATTTAACTAAAtattatcaaataaaatatataatataaataaaatataattaaaatcattaatttaatgaaaatttgattttttcgaTCGATTCGATTTTGACATATATAATTCgaaacaaaattatataaattttagttttaatatttggtaaaaatttgtgtgagacgatctcacggctcgtattttgtgagacgaatctcttatttgaatcatccatgaaaaagtattactttttatgctaagactaCGTATGGTTTGGaggataaaataatgaaatgattaagagagaaatgacaaaaagaatgattgaagtagataatgataaagttatattatgtttggtatgattgttAAGACTGagataaaataataatcttttgatgaattgataaaATTGCCCTTCCAGTTTTGTGGCGGTGGTCGGCGGCGGAGGCGGTCGACGGTGGTCGGTCGGCCAGAAGCGGAAGCGGCGGCGGCGACGACGACGACGACAACGACGGCGGTCCGGCTACCGGCCGACAGGAGGAGGCGGCGTCGGCAGTCGGCAACGACGGTGATCGACGGCAGCGGCGGTGGGCGGCGGCGGCGGTCTGCAACAGCGGTGGTCGGCGGACGGCGATGGTCGACAGTGGTCGGTGGCGGGGGTGGTCGTCCGGTGGTCGGTGGAGGGAAGTGGTtgtgagtttggatttaggagaaaggtaaaattggaaaaatagaaTGGATTAAGAGTGAGATAAATAATCCTATGGGGTGAtgagtgattattttatcacacctaatataacctaattATTTATAGGAGTGATtaacttggttaaataaaaaacgtaccaaacatatgattaggtaggttaaaaaaaaaataaacctaCCTAATCACCCAAACCAAACACAGcgtaagagtattattttttattgtgaatatcggtagagttgacccgtctcacatataaagattcacGAGACCCTCTCATAAGAAACAtacttttaatatttatattcaaatttaataattcaatttTCGATTCagtgttttattttttcaatttggaTTTTCGATTTTATCTTAAATTTGTACACCACTAATAGTTGGAAGAAAAGTGAACAATTATgttcaaagaaattaaaaaattcAACTTTTTATAACAATTAGTTTTTACaaacaattaatttttattatcctTTAAAATGGATTCTTTAAAGTAAATTTTCACATGGAGCACATAAAAGTTGTCCCAAGAAACCGTATGCATGATTGAGTATTAAAATGACTGTCCAACAATAGTCGCCCTAATTCTCAAGTTGATTGAAATTGAGTTCCTTTGGGGAAAATCTTTCCTACAACGAGTAATCGTCACTCGGTGGTGTTATAAATGAATTGGTGTGAGATCCTAACAAAACACGGGGACTCCATAACTTGTTTTGGTCAAGACTTAACCGAGGGTGAATTGCCCAGCGAATATTCTGCAACCGATGAGCATCTCCATCCCCGGCTGGCGTGAGTGGGAGGGGAAATTGAACTGGAATAAATGGTAGGAGGAAGAGAACTGAACTCTGtatcttcataaaattgagGTGTCATATAAGCCCACGTCACCCTTTTTTGCCCGATTTCCTCTTATGTGAAGTTATGTAGCCCTGTTTCTTGGCCTTTCCATTTGCGGTCTCAGTGAACAGATCCTTATACTTCTCTAGTATCCGTTCCTTCTCTTCAGGTTTACCCAGAATTTCATAGGCATCAGCAACTTTTCTCACAATTGATTTCTCAGGGGGTTTACGGTCAAAATCTTCCAAACCATTGAACAGCTTCACAAGATCCTCAAGCCTGTTGTTTCTATAATAAATTGATATCATGAGTTTGCAGAGCTTCCATGGAACAGAATGTAAATCAAATGCAAGTTTTTTCTTCCAAATCTCATAAGCTTCTTCTGCTCTATCATCCATGTCTAAAGCTTGAATAAGCTGCCCGTATGTCCCTCTAGTGTTACCTTGTCCCTTGCTCAGCATCCACTTAATAACTTGAACCATCCTGTGCCATTGCTGATCTTTCTCAAGAATCAGCAACACGTTCTTCAGGGCCCCAATTGGAAAATTCCTCTCCCATGCAACCCAAGCATCTAGGGTGCTGTACACTTCTTCTTTACTATCTTTGATATCCATAAGCGTGTTCACAAGAAAGGTGATCTTATCTTTTCTTGGAACGTTTTCTCCTATTTGATGT encodes:
- the LOC142546971 gene encoding pentatricopeptide repeat-containing protein At4g18975, chloroplastic, encoding MSRTNSITKLSRRVCWLIIEKAQRLSSKYGTMIHSPNQIQSNSFSLESPKDRIKYNSTHFHPNDSTTLTPHQIGENVPRKDKITFLVNTLMDIKDSKEEVYSTLDAWVAWERNFPIGALKNVLLILEKDQQWHRMVQVIKWMLSKGQGNTRGTYGQLIQALDMDDRAEEAYEIWKKKLAFDLHSVPWKLCKLMISIYYRNNRLEDLVKLFNGLEDFDRKPPEKSIVRKVADAYEILGKPEEKERILEKYKDLFTETANGKAKKQGYITSHKRKSGKKG
- the LOC142546969 gene encoding DNA repair protein XRCC4-like, translated to MDLQKHTCLKLEIPIDGRKPEPVFVKGTWSPTHFDLSITNGLEAWTCRAAEEEVQERASQWDQTVSDYVDLAERYLGFQQPGSVYGFSDAGNGCRRLSWTFEKNGTKLEWRWKCQRSPDSKKITAEVLDFLMDSNIRLSEEVVWKTQSFDRLKVEAEKCLAQNEKVSSEKLEFESEIYGKFVQVLNSKKAKLRELRNQLSKQATPHQQLEEEEESTDKNDSFDEGSDEEPRKNEVSSSKDVPTASSRGRKRKK